One window of the Colletotrichum destructivum chromosome 4, complete sequence genome contains the following:
- a CDS encoding Putative polyprenyl synthetase, isoprenoid synthase domain superfamily yields the protein MASFSRPVPEAVVASSGSRSKFPAYIHQSYDKCVEAAKETEHEYNQAMSTNIKSKTLAEIPGLGLVHPMALTIANCLPDRLAAITRFADFTILNDDYYDSAKKEEIQEVNDGIQSAIRGFSSPSALPTPSSSSAFKAKQLQAGFMLELFSLDQEFALDIMSSYSQGLDVATFAPDDLKTLDDYLPVRSINSGLDVTEDMACFGTGVRISRAEKEKLRKATDLAKYAITIVNDLYSWPKEIKCHLETPGSNPPFNAVAVLMRHSGYSESEAFQALADKQAELEDKHLRLVEALREREGGSLPENQERYIANAQQAVSGSELWSVFTSRYPSKSDLQQPPVEFVDGMLRYASENNKVVKEEPETLLSVSDEIEKQLALLEVASITSSSSSASSSGSSLSACENKSHSTGDLAAIEATCDSRNIIACPSEKDYKRTKALLPDGSDLSTYASRVAAAPDHPVMAPFKYIASLPSKGVRDTFIDALNWWLKVPDDSLLSIKTVISMLHDSSLMQVEILDDIEDDSTLRRGSPAAHTIYGTAQCINAANYMVVMVLVEIQKLRSPMKLDILSEELENLFLGQSEDLFWKYQVECPSTEEYMEMIENKTGGLFRLCVRLLQAESTRDDVRNLDPRPFVRQLSLYFQIRDDYQNLVSDQYAKQKGFAEDLDEGKISLPMILTLQRMRTRPEIMGIMKHKKPGPMSMEMKQFILTEMRKSGALETTHALLQTMQEDLITELRGLERDFGSKNPMLEMVLRKLWIS from the exons ATGGCTTCCTTTTCGAGACCCGTACCTGAGGCTGTTGTCGCATCATCGGGGTCTCGATCGAAGTTCCCAGCATACATACACCAGAGTTATGATAAGTGTGTAGAGGCAGCGAAAGAAACGGAACACGAGTACAACCAGGCCATGTCTACAAACATCAAGTCCAAAACGTTGGCTGAAATCCCCGGCCTGGGACTGGTGCACCCCATGGCCCTCACCATTGCAAACTGCCTTCCTGACCGACTGGCCGCCATTACGCGTTTTGCGGATTTCACCATCTTGAATGACGACTACTACGACTCCgcaaagaaagaagag ATTCAAGAAGTCAATGATGGCATCCAGAGCGCAATCCGAGGGTTCTCGTCTCCCAGTGCTTTGCCCACGCCATCCAGTTCCTCCGCCTTCAAGGCCAAACAGCTCCAAGCAGGCTTTATGCTGGAGCTTTTCAGTCTCGACCAGGAGTTTGCCCTGGATATCATGTCTTCTTACAGCCAAGGACTCGACGTTGCTACGTTCGCTCCGGACGATCTCAAGACCCTGGATGACTATCTCCCCGTGCGAAGCATAAACTCGGGACTTGA TGTGACAGAAGACATGGCCTGCTTCGGTACGGGGGTAAGGATTTCTCGCGCCGAGAAAGAGAAGCTTCGCAAGGCCACGGACCTGGCTAAATACGCCATCACAATAGTCAACGATCTCTACAGTTGGCCCAAGGAGATTAAATGTCATCTCGAAACGCCGGGCTCCAACCCGCCGTTCAATGCCGTGGCCGTACTCATGCGACATTCTGGTTATTCCGAGTCCGAGGCATTCCAGGCTCTGGCCGACAAACAAGCTGAGCTAGAGGATAAGCACCTCCGCCTTGTCGAAGCTCTGCGGGAGCGAGAAGGTGGAAGCTTGCCGGAGAACCAGGAGCGGTACATTGCGAATGCGCAACAGGCGGTGTCAGGCTCAGAGCTGTGGAGTGTCTTCACGTCCAGATACCCGTCGAAGTCAGATCTCCAGCAGCCGCCAGTGGAATTTGTGGATGGAATGCTCCGATACGCGAGTGAGAACAACAAGGTCGTGAAGGAGGAACCGGAAACATTGCTTTCGGTGTCGGACGAGATCGAAAAACAACTCGCGCTGCTGGAGGTTGCTTCGATCACATCCAGttcttcttcggcatcgtcatcagGCTCGTCTTTGTCCGCGTGCGAAAACAAAAGCCACAGCACTGGCGATTTGGCAGCCATCGAGGCTACCTGCGACAGTCGAAACATCATTGCTTGTCCCTCCGAGAAGGATTACAAGCGAACCAAGGCGCTTCTGCCCGATGGTTCAGACCTCTCGACATATGCCTCCCGCGTAGCGGCTGCTCCAGATCAT CCTGTCATGGCACCGTTCAAGTACATCGCCTCTTTGCCATCCAAAGGCGTCCGGGACACGttcatcgacgccctcaacTGGTGGTTGAAAGTCCCCGATGACTCGTTGCTTTCAATCAAGACAGTCATAAGCATGCTCCACGACTCCTCGCTCATGCAAGTTGAAAT ATTGGACGACATAGAGGATGACTCCACGCTCAGGAGAGGCAGCCCTGCCGCACATACGATATACGGAACGGCCCAATGCATCAACGCGGCCAACTACATGGTTGTCATGGTATTGGTAGAGATCCAAAAGCTTCGCAGCCCGATGAAGTTAGACATCCTAAGCG AGGAGCTTGAAAATCTCTTTTTGGGACAAAGCGAAGATCTCTTCTGGAAGTACCAGGTCGAGTGCCCTTCCACTGAAGAGTACATGGAGATGATTGAAAACA AAACCGGAGGTCTCTTCCGGCTATGCGTTCGCCTTCTCCAGGCGGAGTCAACCAGGGACGA CGTCCGCAACCTTGATCCGAGGCCATTCGTCCGTCAGCTCAGCCTGTATTTCCAAATCAGAGATGACTACCAAAACCTTGTTTCGGATCAGTATGCCAAACAGAAGGGCTTCGCTGAAGATCTTGACGAGGGGAAGATATCCTTGCCAATGATTCTTACTCTCCAGAGGATGCGGACGAGACCCGAAATCATGGGCATCATGAAGCACAAGAAGCCCGGGCCAATGTCGATGGAGATGAAACAGTTCATCCTCACCGAGATGAGGAAGTCCGGTGCTCTGGAAACTACACACGCTTTGCTTCAGACGATGCAGGAGGACCTTATCACGGAGCTGAGGGGGCTAGAGCGCGATTTCGGCTCCAAGAACCCAATGTTGGAGATGGTTCTGAGGAAGCTATGGATATCATGA
- a CDS encoding Putative cytochrome P450, with protein sequence MWIISLLWYPILPAVAAAVLVFIFGSWVLSTRRPKDFPPGPPPALFMGNVLQLPSEKTFLKFHEWKKTYGDIVGIKIGADNYVILSSAEHGRELYEKRGAIYSDRQQPYITSQIINPGTLLFMKNDHNIKKTRTALRHLVGPAELQRAMTVQTAHSAVLMKRIMEDPKSFHEHLKQWALATPLSILSGQAVSESGVLSTDDYFKVQDTWLRFITPAQAPPVDLFPVLKYIPKFLAAWRREADDLHLAMKRYRYHMLNGAKAQHSSITQGVRGPENESIMTKLIMEGERSKCSKFGDHELALFGAGVLDAAVDTLIATASSMLLILGAYPDVQKRIQAEVDSIWQDESPGPEDLDKAVYLRACLIEAIRWRPAVPSGLPRVLARDDTYRGFKFPKGTTFLLHTWSIHMDEEWYDAPEEFRPERYLDNEWGVKPSMREAAKRQNRHPTYNFGIGRRVCPGLVYAENQALITIAKLTWGFDVIPKGPLDTRVETGFHDGLVMGVSHVDVDILPRSEERKGKILEASSRAETVVAAWVS encoded by the exons ATGTGGATCATCTCCCTGCTCTGGTATCCAATTCTCCCAGCTGTCGCAGCGGCTGttctcgtcttcatcttTGGAAGTTGGGTTCTCTCAACCAGGAGGCCAAAAGACTTCCCACcaggccctcctccagcTCTGTTCATGGGCAATGTGCTGCAACTGCCGTCGGAGAAAACTTTCCTCAAGTTCCAcgagtggaagaagacgtacggcgacatcgtcggTATCAAGATTGGAGCTGACAACTATGTCATCCTGTCGAGCGCCGAACATGGGCGGGAGCTCTACGAAAAGCGCGGCGCGATATACTCGGATCGACAGCAGCCGTACATCACCTCACAAATCATCAACCCGGGAACGCTTCTGTTCATGAAAAACGACCACAACATCAAAAAGACGCGGACGGCTTTGAGACATCTCGTTGGACCTGCTGAGCTGCAACGTGCTATGACAGTGCAGACCGCGCATTCCGCGGTCCTGATGAAACGCATCATGGAAGACCCAAAGAGCTTTCACGAGCATTTGAAGCAATGGGCTCTGGCCACACCTCTCTCCATTCTCAGCGGACAGGCTGTTTCGGAGAGTGGCGTACTTTCGACAGACGACTACTTCAAGGTGCAGGACACTTGGCTCAGGTTCATCACGCCCGCCCAAGCGCCTCCTGTTGACCTTTTCCCTGTCTTGAAGTACATCCCCAAGTTTCTCGCCGCTTGGAGGCGAGAGGCAGATGATCTGCATCTGGCCATGAAAAGATACAGGTACCACATGCTCAACGGCGCCAAAGCCCAGCACTCGAGTATTACTCAGGGTGTGAGAGGCCCCGAGAACGAGTCAATCATGACGAAGCTCATCATGGAGGGTGAGAGGTCGAAGTGTTCGAAATTCGGGGACCATGAGCTGGCtctcttcggcgccggcgtgtTGGATGCCGCTGTTGATACCCTCATTGCCACGGCCAGCAGCATGCTGCTCATCCTAGGCGCATACCCTGATGTGCAGAAGCGAATCCAGGCCGAGGTAGACTCGATCTGGCAGGATGAATCACCAGGACCAGAAGACCTTGACAAGGCGGTCTATTTGAGGGCTTGCTTGATAGAA GCCATACGCTGGCGCCCAGCAGTCCCGTCAGGGCTTCCAAGGGTGCTCGCCCGAGACGACACCTACCGCGGCTTCAAGTTTCCCAAAGGAACCACATTCCTACTGCACACGTGGTCCATCCATATGGACGAAGAGTGGTATGACGCGCCCGAAGAGTTCAGACCCGAGCGATACCTGGACAACGAGTGGGGGGTCAAGCCGTCGATGCGGGAAGCCGCCAAGAGGCAGAACCGCCATCCGACCTACAACTTCGGTATCGGCCGGCGCGTGTGTCCCGGACTGGTCTATGCCGAGAACCAAGCCCTGATCACCATTGCCAAGCTGACATGGGGGTTTGACGTCATCCCGAAGGGGCCTCTGGACACGCGCGTCGAGACTGGGTTTCACGACGGGCTGGTGATGGGGGTCTCGCACGTTGATGTTGACATTCTTCCCCGAAGcgaagagagaaagggcaAAATATTGGAGGCTAGTTCGAGGGCGGAGACGGTGGTTGCTGCTTGGGTTAGCTGA
- a CDS encoding Putative cytochrome P450: MPPYGYVVVTILFVVSWKAFAPRNRDTSKASLRSLPILDQGKWWDLFNLKPIFNFYLDGRRALNQAIDQSDGKPFRILGPGRELIVLPPDYAEEIRNDKRLDFSKVVAQFISHDLPGFAGFASGLKDLPVVLDMCKYKLTRDLASVIEPLPHECNLALEEILEIPHGQDWQRVAIKKRLNLVVARLSARVFLGEELCRNTAWLNIAVSHIMTGFMAALSLRMFPAFARPFVHWFLPHCRKLRSQVQQARDLIRPVILRRQQDKATAIERGESPVEFNDGIEWSDLYANDRSFDRVDLQLGLSIAAVHNTTDLLSQVVYDLASDPDMVDRLRKEASEVIGAMGWSKTSLYNLKLLDSVIKESMRIKPILTVAMPRQVTSQMTLADGLVLPEGTVIGVSAQRHWDANVYTEPHRFIGDRFLKMRQLPGKENVAQLVTTGPNHLGFGHGNHGCPGRFLAAAELKIILAQLVLGYEWRVIRGLEPKIKVIGVNLDSDPAAVIEIRRRQIQSQLGIGADSSRDFYQTLSAE; encoded by the exons ATGCCGCCATACGGATACGTCGTTGTGACCATCCTGTTCGTGGTCAGTTGGAAAGCATTCGCACCTCGAAACAGGGACACTTCAAAGGCTTCACTTAGAAGCCTTCCGATACTTGACCAGGGAAAATGGTGGGACCTATTCAACCTCAAACCCATATTCAACTTTTACCTTGATGGCAGACGAGCCCTCAACCAAGCCATTGATCAAAGTGATGGCAAGCCATTTCGAATCCTTGGCCCGGGGAGAGAACTCATCGTACTGCCCCCGGACTATGCCGAAGAGATCAGAAATGACAAGAGGCTGGACTTCTCGAAAGTGGTGGCACAG TTTATATCGCACGACTTGCCTGGTTTTGCGGGGTTTGCTAGCGGTTTGAAAGACTTACCGGTAGTCCTGGACATGTGCAAATACAAATTGACAAGAGATCTTG CAAGCGTGATTGAGCCTCTGCCGCACGAGTGCAATCTGGCGTTGGAGGAAATTCTCGAGATTCCTCATGGTCAAG ATTGGCAACGAGTTGCGATCAAGAAGCGGCTCAACCTAGTAGTCGCTCGGCTTTCCGCACGCGTGTTTCTTGGCGAGGAGCTATGTCGCAACACGGCGTGGCTAAACATAGCCGTCAGCCATATCATGACGGGCTTCATGGCGGCTTTGTCTCTGAGAATGTTCCCTGCCTTCGCGCGCCCCTTTGTGCATTGGTTTCTGCCTCACTGCCGCAAGCTTCGCTCCCAGGTGCAGCAGGCCCGAGACCTGATACGTCCTGTCATTCTAAGGCGGCAGCAAGACAAGGCGACCGCCATCGAGAGGGGCGAGTCTCCTGTCGAGTTCAATGACGGAATCGAATGGTCTGACTTGTACGCAAACGACCGATCGTTCGACCGCGTTGACCTGCAATTGGGCTTGTCTATTGCTGCCGTACACAACACCACGGACTTACTGTCTCAAGTTGTGTATGACCTTGCGAGCGACCCCGATATGGTCGATCGTCTTAGAAAAGAAGCTTCCGAAGTTATCGGAGCGATGGGCTGGTCTAAGACTTCTCTCTATAATCTCAAGCTACTCGACAGCGTGATCAAAGAAAGCATGAGGATCAAGCCTATCCTGACGG TCGCCATGCCCCGTCAAGTTACCTCGCAGATGACCCTGGCAGATGGTCTCGTGCTTCCTGAAGGCACTGTTATCGGTGTCTCGGCGCAGAGACATTGGGATGCAAACGTATATACCGAGCCGCACAGATTCATCGGGGACAGATTTCTCAAGATGAGGCAACTGCCGGGTAAAGAAAACGTCGCCCAGCTGGTAACCACTGGTCCGAACCACCTGGGCTTTGGGCATGGGAATCATGGCTGCCCCGGCAGGTTTCTCGCCGCGGCGGAGCTGAAGATAATCTTAGCGCAGCTGGTGCTTGGCTATGAGTGGAGAGTAATACGAGGGCTGGAACCGAAGATCAAGGTGATTGGCGTCAACCTTGACTCGGACCCTGCAGCTGTGATTGAGATACGCCGGCGGCAGATTCAAAGCCAGCTGGGGATCGGGGCTGACTCGTCAAGAGACTTTTACCAGACTCTGTCGGCGGAATGA
- a CDS encoding Putative cytochrome P450, giving the protein MGVSLCGYSSWVFDGLSKGNIATTILFALGAYVIWKLSYNVLFHPLRRYPGPTFWAASRIPYALACATGQAHRRVLHLHERYGDIVRVASDELSICSPEAWKEVFGRRKTAVGEIAKDDVHYAEAKDSILGAPKDKHAQLRRILARGFSNRAILDQERLIESHVDQLFIILTEHEATKGWGVPIDINKLFDFVALDIITDLGLGASFHCLQTGQYHPWAQFFLDALPGIAFATAMKHFKIVFRLLMALAPKSLVRKHEDMVMLTNSMVEKRLSEADRPDLIQAMCQPVSGNERPLSVHEIKANSQILTMAGYDTTATALAGTTYLIATHDSVQAKLCQELRSTFGEERDINISATKSLPYLTAVIDEALRMYPPGASGMPRKVGERGDIILNQYIPANTIISLWQYAMYHNPRNFFQPDSFIPERWLDMNGSTGFSHDCKEVFQPFSFGPRDCIGRNLANAELRVILAKLVWNFDFELAHKADEKNWLAQQKNYLLWERGPLQLRLKRRAGNML; this is encoded by the exons ATGGGTGTATCACTGTGCGGTTATTCATCTTGGGTCTTCGATGGGCTCAGTAAGGGTAATATTGCAACTACAATCCTCTTTGCT CTCGGGGCCTACGTCATTTGGAAGCTATCATACAATGTGCTTTTCCACCCTCTGCGTAGATACCCCGGCCCGACGTTCTGGGCAGCATCTCGCATACCCTACGCGTTGGCTTGCGCTACAGGTCAGGCGCACCGAAGAGTCCTGCATCTCCACGAAAGATACGGAGACATAGTTCGAGTCGCCTCGGACGAGCTTTCGATTTGCTCGCCAGAAGCTTGGAAGGAAGTTTTCGGGCGCCGCAAAACAGCAGTCGGCGAAATCGCCAAGGATGATGTGCACTATGCCGAGGCCAAAGACAGTATTCTTGGGGCTCCCAAAGATAAACACGCTCAACTCCGGCGCATTCTCGCGCGTGGCTTTTCAAACAGAGCCATTCTTGATCAAGAACGACTGATAGAATCTCACGTCGACCAACT ATTCATCATTTTGACCGAGCATGAAGCGACAAAGGGCTGGGGGGTCCccatcgacatcaacaagcTATTCGACTTCGTAgccctcgacatcatcacgGACCTGGGCCTCGGTGCCTCGTTTCATTGCTTACAAACAGGCCAGTACCACCCTTGGGCACAATTCTTCCTAGATGCTCTGCCGGGAATTGCATTTGCCACGGCCATGAAGCATTTTAAAATCGTTTTTAGACTTCTCATGGCCTTGGCTCCCAAGTCTCTTGTCCGAAAACATGAGGACATGGTGATGTTGACCAACTCAATGGTCGAAAAGCGGCTGTCAGAGGCTGACCGCCCGGACCTCATCCAAGCCATGTGCCAACCGGTCTCCGGTAACGAG AGACCTCTCAGCGTACACGAAATCAAGGCCAACTCACAGATCCTGACTATGGCAGGCTATGACACAACAGCAACCGCCTTGGCAGGCACAACGTATCTCATAGCCACGCATGATTCTGTGCAAGCCAAACTTTGTCAAGAGTTGCGGAGCACTTTTGGTGAAGAGCGGGATATCAATATTTCAGCCACCAAAAGTCTCCCATACTTGACGGCAGTCATTGATGAGGCCTTAAGGATGTATCCGCCCGGTGCTTCAGGTATGCCACGCAAGGTCGGCGAACGAGGTGACATCATCTTGAATCAGTATATTCCCGCCAAC ACGATCATTTCCCTTTGGCAGTATGCCATGTATCACAATCCTCGGAATTTCTTCCAACCGGACTCTTTTATACCCGAGCGCTGGCTTGATATGAACGGTTCGACGGGCTTCTCGCATGATTGCAAGGAGGTGTTTCAACCCTTCTCTTTTGGGCCTCGTGACTGCATCGGCCGCAA TCTTGCAAACGCAGAACTCCGCGTCATATTGGCTAAGTTGGTTTGGAACTTTGACTTCGAGCTTGCCCacaaggccgacgagaagaatTGGTTGGCCCAGCAGAAGAATTATCTTTTGTGGGAACGAGGTCCTCTCCAACTAAGACTCAAACGACGGGCAGGAAACATGTTGTGA
- a CDS encoding Putative cytochrome P450, giving the protein MLFPDVLGTFPLQALVSGHYELLVCLLTASALLVVYAAMGESSCGRGGFPIANPTRVFEFSSIFRVVAFIRSPRDLLRSFAERYRDTPYWLNMELGKVLVLPAHMINEIRVNPIMSSLAAIQEVQNGSLKGFEPIGDVLDDQMLKLVKEHLTTKNMGKMIPSISEEVSDSLSLIFSDSSDWKEFQLGEPIIRLVARTSSRVFGGKTFCRSEAWLKAMAKYTKHFLLASITLRFFPTWSKSLVQWILPPCWLLRSNLVNCRRVIEPILEQRQAEVERAQENGEDVEYAFDQALTSLDRDIDMATAHISLAMVAIHTTADLLEKTMLALVEHDELMEPLRQEVMSVLSTHGLSNAGLAGLTLMDSVLKETQRMNPVANSFLNRIALEDFQLSNGMIIPKGTLLGVGPTHMWDNSFYENGDKFDGYRFFRMREDPDKRQQSYLVSTSPHHLGFGHGSHACPGRFFAANEIKIILCHLLLKYEWKILGEGPHIINLGVLNAAYPWTKLQIRRRAETLNLDEI; this is encoded by the exons ATGTTGTTCCCCGATGTTCTGGGGACATTTCCCCTTCAAGCCCTTGTCTCTGGCCATTATGAACTATTGGTATGCCTTCTCACAGCTTCAGCGCTGCTCGTCGTCTATGCGGCCATGGGAGAGAGTTCTTGCGGCAGGGGTGGCTTTCCCATCGCCAATCCTACGCGTGTTTTCGAATTCTCCTCCATATTTCGTGTCGTCGCCTTCATACGATCGCCCAGGGACCTCCTCAGATCGTTCGCTGAGAGGTACCGCGACACGCCGTATTGGCTCAACATGGAACTGGGCAAAGTTCTTGTCTTGCCTGCCCATATGATCAACGAGATCCGCGTCAACCCCATAATGAGCAGCTTGGCTGCAATCCAGGAG GTTCAGAATGGTTCTCTAAAAGGATTCGAGCCGATTGGCGACGTGCTCGACGATCAAATGCTCAAACTAGTGAAGGAGCATTTGACGACCAAGAACATGG GGAAGATGATACCATCCATTTCCGAAGAGGTTTCCGACAGCCTGTCGCTCATTTTCTCCGACTCTTCTG ATTGGAAGGAGTTCCAACTAGGTGAACCCATCATTCGCCTCGTTGCCCGAACCTCATCGAGAGTCTTCGGAGGAAAGACCTTCTGTCGCAGTGAGGCTTGGCTTAAGGCCATGGCCAAGTACACGAAGCACTTCCTGCTTGCCAGTATCACCCTGAGGTTCTTCCCTACATGGAGCAAGTCCCTCGTCCAGTGGATACTCCCTCCTTGTTGGTTGCTGAGATCCAACCTTGTGAATTGCCGCCGGGTGATTGAACCGATTCTGGAGCAGCGCCAGGCCGAGGTTGAGCGCGCACAAGAGAACGGCGAGGACGTAGAGTATGCTTTTGACCAAGCATTGACCTCGCTCGATAGGGATATCGATATGGCCACAGCACACATCAGCTTAGCTATGGTTGCCATTCACACCACGGCAGACCTGCTCGAGAAGACAATGCTGGCCCTTGTTGAGCATGATGAACTCATGGAGCCACTGCGTCAGGAGGTCATGAGCGTCCTTAGTACCCATGGACTGAGCAATGCAGGATTGGCCGGGCTCACACTGATGGACAGTGTGCTCAAGGAGACCCAGAGAATGAACCCCGTCGCAAACA GTTTTCTGAACCGCATTGCTCTCGAAGACTTTCAGCTGTCCAACGGCATGATTATCCCCAAAGGCACGCTTCTCGGCGTTGGCCCTACTCACATGTGGGACAATTCTTTTTACGAGAATGGCGACAAATTCGACGGCTATCGCTTCTTCCGAATGCGTGAGGACCCGGATAAACGGCAGCAGTCCTATTTGGTCAGCACCAGTCCGCATCATCTCGGCTTTGGCCACGGTTCGCACGCTTGTCCCGGCCGGTTTTTTGCCGCCAATGAGATCAAGATCATCTTGTGCCACCTGCTCCTCAAATACGAATGGAAGATACTGGGGGAAGGACCGCATATTATCAACCTGGGAGTATTGAACGCAGCGTACCCATGGACGAAATTGCAAATACGCAGGAGAGCGGAGACGTTGAATCTCGACGAGATTTGA
- a CDS encoding Putative major facilitator superfamily, MFS transporter superfamily: MGLFSGRVEARAESVDDSQSESVHDGSQSILGESKSEAGWKDPGPPPDGGVLAWTQVLVGHLIIMNTWGNINSFGIYETYYVEFLNRSHADIAWIGSVQVFLVFFIGTFSGRLTDAGYFRPVFVFGTVLTLLGLFMASLSTQYWQLFLSQGICVGLGAGCLFCPALAIVSTYFSKRKMLAIGICACGSATGGLVYPAMFQQLIPTLGYGWTMRALAFATMVCLVVSNLLARPRLPPYSTGPIVELAAFKELSYTLFAIGIFLVFWGVYFAFYYLSSFGVDIIGIPQNESFNLFLVLNGVGIIGRTLPAYLADRYTGPMNILLMVTVASIICAWAMIGVTSREGLYAWTVVYGIVGNGLQAMFPATLSSLTTDLKKAGVRMGMIFTIVSFSVLTGPPIAGLLITRDNGRYVYAQVFAAASMVVGFLFLCGSRLAVTGKVLLYKI, translated from the exons ATGGGTCTTTTTTCTGGCCGGGTTGAAGCACGTGCGGAATCGGTGGACGATTCTCAAAGTGAGAGCGTTCACGATGGAAGCCAAAGCATCCTGGGGGAATCCAAGAGTGAAGCGGGCTGGAAGGACCCCGGTCCTCCCCCGGATGGCGGTGTCCTCGCGTGGACTCAGGTCCTGGTAGGGCATCTGATCATCATGAATACATG GGGAAACATCAACTCGTTTGGCATCTACGAGACGTACTATGTCGAGTTCCTCAACCGCTCTCACGCGGACATCGCATGGATCGGAAGCGTGCAGGtcttcttggtcttcttcaTTGGCACATTCTCGGGCCGTCTGACGGATGCGGGATACTTCCGTCCGGTGTTTG TTTTCGGCACCGTCTTgaccctcctcggcctgtTCATGGCCTCTCTGTCCACGCAATACTGGCAGCTATTTCTGTCCCAAGGAATATGCGTCGGTCTTGGGGCTGGGTGTCTGTTCTGCCCGGCGCTAGCGATCGTGTCCACATACTTCTCCAAGAGGAAGATGTTGGCTATCGGAATCTGTGCATGCGGCAGCGCCACCGGAGGCTTGGTCTACCCGGCCATGTTCCAGCAGCTCATCCCGACTCTTGGCTACGGGTGGACCATGAGGGCCTTGGCCTTTGCTACGATGGTCTGCCTGGTAGTCTCGAATCTCCTGGCGAGACCGAGACTGCCACCCTACAGCACGGGACCCATCGTGGAACTCGCCGCCTTCAAAGAGCTTTCGTACACCTTGTTTGCGATTGGGATCTTCCTGGTCTTCTGGGGCGTCTATTTTGCCTTCTACTACCTCAGTTCgttcggcgtcgacatcatcggcatTCCCCAAAACGAGTCGTTCAACCTGTTCCTGgtcctcaacggcgtcggcatcatAGGCCGCACACTCCCCGCATACTTGGCCGACCGCTACACGGGACCCATGAACATCCTCCTAATGGTCACAgtcgcctccatcatctGTGCCTGGGCGATGATTGGCGTCACGTCCCGAGAAGGGCTCTACGCGTGGACAGTGGTCTACGGCATTGTTGGAAACGGTCTCCAAGCGATGTTCCCGGCCACACTGAGCAGCTTGACAACGGACTTGAAGAAAGCTGGAGTTAGGATGGGGATGATCTTC ACGATCGTGAGTTTCTCTGTGTTGACGGGGCCACCGATTGCTGGTCTCTTGATCACAAGAGACAACGGCCGCTACGTGTATGCGCAAGTcttcgcggcggcgtccatgGTTGTTGGGTTCTTGTTCCTCTGCGGTTCTAGACTCGCGGTAACAGGCAAGGTTTTGCTCTACAAGATCTAG